One window of the Arthrobacter sp. D5-1 genome contains the following:
- a CDS encoding glyoxalase superfamily protein: MDWKLELVFVPVSDVDRAKDFYVNKVGFNADFDERPMDGIRFVQLTPPGSACSIAIGEGLTDAPPGSAPNLQVVVADINKAHEHLKANGVEVSDVDVQDWGHFVYFADPDGNQWAVQYLPQRPNG; the protein is encoded by the coding sequence ATGGACTGGAAACTTGAACTGGTATTTGTCCCTGTCTCCGACGTCGATCGCGCGAAGGACTTCTACGTCAACAAGGTTGGTTTCAACGCCGATTTCGATGAGCGTCCCATGGACGGCATCCGCTTCGTGCAACTGACACCTCCGGGTTCGGCGTGTTCCATCGCCATCGGTGAAGGTCTCACCGACGCCCCTCCGGGTTCTGCGCCCAACCTGCAAGTGGTGGTGGCGGACATCAACAAGGCCCACGAACACCTCAAGGCCAACGGCGTGGAGGTCAGCGACGTCGACGTCCAGGACTGGGGTCACTTCGTTTACTTCGCTGACCCTGACGGCAACCAGTGGGCGGTGCAATACCTTCCGCAGCGGCCGAACGGTTAA
- a CDS encoding glycosyltransferase family 4 protein, translating into MHIRFMVPGNVRHGSGGNKYNAKLAEHLTALGADVETVIVDGDWPVGSPADRQRFGDMLDGGATVIADGLVASGSPDEIAGAVGKGTSVWILSHMALADHHDLEAKALAAATGIICPSAHAADELETKHGTQDIVIATPGADKADPAKGSQPRHIVAVAALLPNKSQTLLVEALSQITDLPWTVALIGSEDADPMYAAEVRAAVEHYGLHNRISVTGELTGNAFDEEWHKADLSVLLSRSESFGMVVTESLAHGVPVIVRQGTGAVEALGGTGAGAALDLSDPNNLTMTLRVWLTNPTLQQRWRNNALQARQHLQGWDTTAATVLSALGTKPQSLL; encoded by the coding sequence GTGCACATCCGCTTCATGGTCCCGGGGAACGTCCGGCACGGCTCCGGCGGGAACAAGTACAACGCCAAGCTCGCCGAGCATCTGACCGCCTTGGGCGCGGACGTCGAGACTGTAATCGTCGACGGCGATTGGCCGGTTGGGAGCCCGGCGGACCGGCAGCGGTTCGGTGACATGCTCGACGGCGGCGCAACGGTGATTGCCGATGGGCTGGTAGCGAGTGGGTCGCCGGACGAGATCGCAGGCGCCGTGGGTAAAGGAACCAGTGTGTGGATCCTGTCCCATATGGCGTTGGCGGATCACCATGACCTTGAGGCCAAGGCGCTGGCTGCCGCGACGGGGATCATCTGCCCGAGTGCCCACGCCGCTGATGAGCTTGAGACGAAGCACGGGACGCAGGATATAGTCATCGCCACGCCCGGGGCCGACAAAGCAGACCCCGCCAAGGGGTCGCAGCCACGGCACATCGTAGCCGTGGCCGCACTGCTGCCCAACAAGAGCCAAACACTCTTGGTAGAGGCCCTCAGCCAGATAACGGATCTGCCGTGGACGGTCGCCCTCATAGGCTCGGAGGACGCAGACCCGATGTACGCAGCTGAGGTGAGGGCCGCCGTCGAGCATTACGGGCTCCACAACCGCATCAGCGTTACCGGCGAGCTGACCGGCAACGCCTTCGATGAGGAGTGGCACAAAGCTGACCTCAGCGTCCTTCTTTCCCGATCAGAATCCTTCGGCATGGTGGTCACGGAATCGTTGGCCCATGGCGTCCCGGTGATTGTCCGGCAGGGGACCGGGGCAGTCGAAGCGCTCGGTGGCACAGGAGCGGGCGCAGCGCTGGACCTCAGCGACCCCAACAACCTGACAATGACACTCCGCGTCTGGCTCACCAACCCCACCCTGCAGCAGCGCTGGCGCAACAACGCCCTCCAAGCCCGCCAGCATCTACAAGGCTGGGACACCACGGCAGCCACTGTCCTCAGCGCGCTGGGGACTAAACCACAAAGTTTGCTGTAG
- a CDS encoding aminotransferase class V-fold PLP-dependent enzyme, producing MSAMPEAYGAALERAMVHAGDWLASVPTRPVRPSSDADQVANSMTSRLPDEATDAAEVVDELAALAEPGLMAIQSGRFFGWVMGGTLPAAMAADWLVSAWDQNTGLRFATPAAAAIEESAAAWLLDLLHLPSSADVGFTTGATTANFVGLAAGRQYLMDEAGWDLEALGLTGAPRITTFAGRERHAAVDLALRYLGLGACVPVDADEEGRILPDALAEAMDQQPGLSLVCLQAGNLHSGAFDPMEEAIAVAHDRGAWVHVDGAFGLWAAVSPTLRARLAGVEEADSWATDAHKTLNVPYDCGLAIVARPEALRRAFSVHTSYLIATDAGPGDPFEKVPEMSRRARGIPVWAALRQLGRNGVISMVERLAANARALAEGLAAIPGVEVLNDVVFTQVSVSFGSDDRTHRVTQRLMAEGAVWMSGSSWRGREILRISVSNWTTDAGDVAASIAAVRSALEAEPESV from the coding sequence ATGTCTGCGATGCCGGAGGCGTACGGTGCTGCACTGGAGCGGGCCATGGTCCATGCCGGTGACTGGCTTGCGTCGGTCCCAACACGTCCTGTCCGCCCGTCCTCCGATGCCGATCAGGTAGCCAACAGCATGACGTCGCGGCTGCCGGACGAGGCCACCGATGCTGCGGAGGTAGTTGATGAGCTCGCCGCTCTGGCTGAGCCCGGCTTGATGGCGATCCAGTCCGGACGGTTCTTTGGGTGGGTCATGGGCGGAACCCTTCCCGCTGCCATGGCTGCGGATTGGCTCGTTTCGGCGTGGGACCAGAACACGGGGCTTCGGTTCGCTACGCCGGCGGCTGCTGCCATCGAGGAATCTGCCGCCGCGTGGTTGCTGGACCTTCTCCACCTTCCTTCGAGTGCCGACGTCGGATTCACCACCGGCGCCACCACCGCCAACTTCGTGGGGTTGGCAGCGGGCCGCCAATATCTGATGGACGAGGCGGGTTGGGACCTTGAGGCGCTGGGGCTGACAGGCGCCCCACGCATCACCACCTTTGCGGGCAGGGAGCGGCACGCCGCAGTGGACCTGGCTTTGCGGTATCTCGGATTGGGTGCCTGCGTGCCCGTAGATGCCGACGAGGAAGGACGGATTCTCCCCGACGCACTTGCCGAGGCCATGGACCAGCAACCAGGACTGTCACTGGTCTGTCTGCAAGCGGGCAACCTGCATTCCGGCGCCTTTGATCCCATGGAGGAAGCCATTGCGGTGGCCCACGATCGCGGCGCATGGGTGCACGTGGATGGTGCTTTTGGTTTATGGGCCGCCGTTAGCCCGACGCTGCGGGCCCGGCTGGCGGGAGTAGAGGAAGCAGATTCCTGGGCCACGGATGCCCACAAGACGCTGAATGTTCCTTACGACTGCGGCTTGGCCATCGTTGCGAGGCCGGAAGCCTTGAGGCGTGCTTTCAGTGTTCACACAAGTTACCTCATTGCTACGGATGCCGGCCCGGGAGATCCTTTCGAGAAAGTGCCTGAGATGTCCCGCCGTGCCCGGGGCATCCCTGTGTGGGCGGCGCTGAGGCAACTGGGCCGTAACGGGGTGATCTCCATGGTGGAGCGGCTCGCTGCAAACGCCCGCGCGTTGGCTGAGGGGCTCGCCGCGATTCCGGGAGTCGAGGTGCTCAACGACGTCGTCTTCACGCAGGTATCGGTGAGCTTCGGCAGTGATGACCGCACACACCGTGTCACGCAACGGCTGATGGCCGAGGGCGCGGTGTGGATGTCCGGGTCCTCCTGGCGTGGCCGTGAAATCCTCAGGATTTCGGTGAGTAACTGGACCACGGATGCAGGGGATGTTGCTGCGTCCATCGCGGCGGTGCGCAGCGCGTTGGAAGCCGAACCGGAGTCTGTGTAA
- a CDS encoding zinc-binding alcohol dehydrogenase, with protein sequence MTISQEHERKQGHEAHAYWVTETGDGELRQEALPARQEGEALVRTLYSGVSRGTERLVHEGRVPERVADLMQAPHQEGDFPGPVKYGYLSVGTVEQGPEEWVGRTVFSLHPHQDFYVIPTSQLTAIPEDVPAKRAVLTGIVEVAINALWEAGPRLGDRVVVVGGGLVGGVLATLLRKYPLGRLQLVDADPEKQKLAQTLGIDFALPENAQADNDIVFHCSASNEGLKLSLQLAGDDSDVIELSWFADKEVTLPLGEDFHARRLNIRSSQVGAVALPRRHRRTNAQRLQEAVNQLKDPLFDTFLSSECQFQNLPTTLVKLFERPGGFCHVVAYPTPED encoded by the coding sequence ATGACGATTTCGCAGGAACACGAACGGAAACAAGGGCACGAAGCCCACGCCTACTGGGTCACTGAGACGGGCGATGGTGAGCTGCGGCAGGAAGCCCTGCCGGCAAGGCAGGAAGGTGAAGCCCTCGTCAGGACCTTGTACTCAGGCGTCAGCCGGGGCACGGAGCGCCTGGTCCACGAAGGCCGCGTCCCGGAGCGCGTGGCTGACCTCATGCAGGCCCCGCACCAGGAGGGCGACTTCCCGGGCCCTGTGAAGTACGGCTACCTGAGTGTGGGGACGGTCGAGCAAGGGCCGGAAGAGTGGGTAGGAAGAACTGTCTTCAGCCTGCATCCCCATCAGGACTTTTACGTGATCCCCACCAGTCAGCTCACGGCAATCCCCGAGGACGTCCCGGCCAAACGCGCCGTTCTAACCGGCATCGTCGAAGTCGCCATCAACGCCCTCTGGGAAGCCGGGCCGCGGCTGGGTGACCGAGTCGTCGTCGTCGGGGGTGGCCTGGTGGGTGGGGTCTTGGCCACACTCCTGCGGAAATATCCATTGGGTCGCCTGCAGTTGGTGGATGCGGACCCGGAGAAGCAAAAACTCGCGCAAACACTCGGCATCGATTTCGCCCTCCCCGAGAACGCACAAGCCGATAACGACATCGTCTTCCACTGCTCCGCGTCCAACGAGGGCCTTAAGCTGAGCCTGCAATTGGCCGGCGACGACTCGGACGTCATCGAGCTCTCCTGGTTCGCGGACAAGGAAGTCACACTCCCGCTCGGCGAGGACTTCCACGCCCGCAGGCTGAACATCCGTTCCAGCCAAGTCGGCGCCGTTGCCCTTCCACGAAGGCACCGGCGAACCAACGCCCAGCGCCTGCAGGAAGCGGTAAACCAGCTCAAAGACCCGCTGTTCGACACGTTCCTGAGCAGCGAATGCCAGTTCCAGAACCTGCCCACCACACTCGTTAAATTGTTCGAACGGCCCGGCGGTTTCTGCCACGTGGTCGCCTATCCCACCCCGGAGGATTAG
- a CDS encoding TM2 domain-containing protein — MGVGRFYFGKFGTGIAKLLTRHAAYLGDSSSGASVKAARFVSPS, encoded by the coding sequence TTGGGCGTGGGCCGCTTCTACTTCGGCAAATTTGGCACGGGTATCGCCAAACTGCTGACCCGGCACGCGGCGTATTTAGGTGATAGTAGCTCCGGCGCGTCGGTGAAAGCGGCACGGTTCGTGTCGCCGTCGTAA
- a CDS encoding alpha/beta hydrolase gives MSFNFGDGADVGIVFNDGAADAVISAADSADQVLRGEGGFLDGTMDHAVEDFKGGYAQLFTQACAIRADDRARLAGVLAALAEDVRQAKLKAQEEKSRLKKLTAWRQRADIREQHFQTFQSVASDPMPMEWPVAAPTISAVFSARDRARFAGGAGGATSSADPGKLREFVAQSRASSNILDAELGRVRSAWSGFTASCSWVNMGIVTVVSGFEQLLMQNAADAAWLEQIAAAFETAGSGSMVDTMLNSALIQYAPAGQVGLNDVGALNADQLKAWLAAPANKDRLQGLLSQPGLDPVVIAKWWAGLGQTVAGRTIKPGASQKLLIEALPGVIGNLNGVTATARNEANRIRLFTEQERINAELARTPESLFTSTGRSIQNPHWIQLQTQQKALDGIGQALVNAGASGEAALLGFDLTHGPPKAQVSAGNPDTADNVTYAVSGMLITPQSGFNDWATNAANLQKRQSRNDPGKSFAVVAWINYEPPTVPTVNSGDAARAGADRFVADLQGFNAVREGLGNRTPETLNVLAHSYGTTVTSNALAAADLRVASFTMLGSAGIEKEIRNTGDLHVPAGQVYATHAAGDGLAQMGRFLRQDPRLESFGAKVFSSEEATIDGTQYHGTTEHNTLVHENGGNGYGYLNKDTTALYEAALTTTGNGDRILPGARPVSPPAGFAGR, from the coding sequence ATGAGTTTTAACTTTGGTGACGGCGCGGACGTCGGGATTGTCTTTAATGATGGCGCTGCCGACGCTGTGATCAGTGCTGCTGATTCAGCGGATCAGGTTCTGCGTGGCGAGGGTGGGTTCCTGGACGGGACCATGGATCATGCTGTGGAGGACTTCAAAGGCGGATACGCGCAGCTATTCACCCAGGCTTGTGCCATCAGGGCTGATGACCGCGCCAGGCTTGCCGGGGTTCTCGCAGCGTTGGCGGAGGACGTCCGGCAAGCAAAGCTCAAAGCGCAGGAGGAGAAGTCTCGGCTAAAGAAACTCACCGCCTGGCGGCAACGCGCCGATATCCGTGAACAACACTTTCAGACTTTCCAGAGCGTGGCGAGCGATCCGATGCCCATGGAATGGCCGGTCGCTGCACCGACGATTTCAGCGGTGTTCTCGGCGAGGGACCGGGCCCGGTTCGCCGGCGGAGCGGGGGGCGCAACCAGCTCGGCTGATCCTGGAAAGCTGCGGGAATTTGTAGCCCAGTCCCGCGCCTCCTCGAACATCCTGGACGCGGAGCTGGGGAGAGTCCGGAGCGCGTGGAGCGGATTCACCGCATCGTGTTCCTGGGTGAACATGGGCATTGTCACAGTTGTGTCCGGTTTCGAGCAGCTTCTGATGCAGAACGCCGCTGACGCGGCTTGGCTTGAGCAGATCGCCGCGGCATTCGAAACAGCCGGCAGCGGTTCCATGGTTGACACCATGCTCAACAGCGCCCTCATACAGTACGCGCCAGCCGGGCAAGTCGGTTTGAATGACGTCGGGGCCCTGAACGCCGATCAATTGAAAGCCTGGCTCGCCGCCCCTGCGAACAAGGACCGGCTTCAGGGGCTCCTCAGCCAACCGGGGCTTGACCCCGTGGTGATAGCCAAGTGGTGGGCCGGTCTTGGCCAGACCGTCGCCGGCAGAACAATTAAACCCGGTGCTAGTCAGAAGCTCCTGATCGAAGCCCTCCCCGGGGTTATCGGGAACCTGAACGGAGTCACCGCCACTGCCCGGAATGAAGCCAACCGGATACGTCTCTTTACCGAGCAGGAGCGCATCAACGCCGAACTCGCCAGGACGCCGGAGTCCTTGTTCACCAGCACAGGGCGGTCCATTCAAAACCCGCACTGGATACAGCTGCAAACGCAGCAGAAAGCCCTTGACGGTATCGGTCAAGCCCTCGTCAACGCGGGAGCCTCAGGCGAAGCTGCCCTGCTCGGTTTCGACCTCACCCACGGCCCACCGAAGGCACAGGTCTCTGCGGGCAACCCCGATACGGCCGACAACGTTACCTACGCAGTGTCCGGCATGCTCATCACACCGCAAAGCGGCTTCAACGACTGGGCAACAAACGCCGCGAACCTCCAGAAGCGACAAAGCCGAAACGACCCGGGCAAGTCCTTTGCGGTGGTGGCATGGATCAACTACGAGCCTCCCACTGTTCCGACCGTGAACAGCGGCGATGCCGCCCGGGCCGGTGCCGACCGGTTCGTCGCAGACCTTCAGGGGTTCAACGCCGTCAGAGAGGGTTTGGGCAACAGGACCCCGGAAACCCTGAACGTACTGGCCCATTCCTACGGCACCACCGTGACGTCCAACGCTCTTGCTGCTGCGGATTTGCGCGTCGCCTCCTTCACGATGCTCGGCTCCGCCGGCATAGAAAAAGAGATCCGAAACACCGGAGACCTCCACGTCCCAGCCGGCCAGGTCTACGCCACCCACGCCGCAGGCGATGGACTGGCCCAAATGGGCCGCTTCCTGCGCCAGGATCCGCGCCTGGAATCCTTCGGCGCGAAAGTGTTCTCCTCAGAAGAGGCCACGATCGACGGGACCCAATATCACGGCACCACAGAACACAACACACTGGTACATGAAAATGGCGGCAACGGCTACGGGTATCTAAACAAGGACACCACCGCTCTGTACGAGGCGGCCCTGACAACAACCGGCAACGGAGACCGTATCCTGCCAGGCGCACGACCAGTATCGCCACCGGCCGGATTTGCGGGCCGGTGA
- a CDS encoding HAD-IA family hydrolase, producing the protein MSHPAAPVLTVRAVLFDMDGTLVDSTAIVEQVWSEFAGRYGLDIEEILRTSHGVRSGDTVRRYAPAGADVVALTAELDAMERTRTDGVIALPGAEALLSALPDEAIALVTSADHILAGIRMKAAGLSMPTTTVTSEAVTLGKPHPEGYLKAATLLGVDPADVVVFEDAPAGIAAARAAGMRTVVVGDAGHLEDGMWRIPDYSDVTVISVKDDDGGHLLTLTL; encoded by the coding sequence ATGAGCCATCCTGCCGCACCCGTGCTGACCGTCCGCGCCGTCCTCTTCGACATGGACGGCACACTCGTCGATTCCACGGCCATCGTGGAGCAGGTGTGGTCTGAGTTCGCTGGCCGCTACGGCTTGGACATCGAGGAGATTCTCCGGACCTCCCACGGTGTCCGTTCCGGCGATACGGTGCGCCGTTATGCTCCGGCGGGTGCCGACGTCGTGGCTCTGACTGCTGAGTTGGACGCCATGGAGCGCACGCGGACAGACGGCGTGATTGCACTGCCGGGCGCCGAAGCGCTGTTGAGTGCCTTGCCGGATGAAGCGATCGCCCTGGTCACGTCAGCCGACCATATCCTCGCGGGCATCCGCATGAAGGCTGCCGGGCTTTCCATGCCAACCACCACCGTTACCTCGGAGGCCGTAACCCTCGGCAAGCCGCACCCGGAGGGCTACCTCAAGGCGGCCACCCTGCTGGGAGTCGACCCGGCCGACGTCGTGGTCTTCGAAGATGCGCCAGCCGGTATCGCTGCGGCGCGCGCAGCCGGGATGCGGACCGTGGTAGTAGGCGACGCCGGTCATCTTGAAGATGGCATGTGGCGCATCCCGGACTACTCGGACGTGACGGTCATTTCGGTAAAGGACGACGACGGCGGGCACCTCCTCACGCTGACCCTTTAG
- the upp gene encoding uracil phosphoribosyltransferase — protein MRTLVVDHPLVAHKLTVLRDKNTPSPVFRQLTEELVTLLAYEATREVKTQPVEIETPVTKTIGTAFTKPTPLVVPILRAGLGMLEGMTKLVPTAEVGFLGMARDEETLDIITYAERLPEDLTGRQIFVLDPMLATGGTLREAIKFLFKRGASDVTCICLLAAPEGLAKLEEELADANVKVVLASIDEKLNEKSYIVPGLGDAGDRLYGVAG, from the coding sequence ATGCGCACACTCGTCGTGGACCACCCGCTGGTCGCTCACAAGCTCACCGTTCTGCGGGATAAGAACACCCCTTCACCGGTCTTCCGGCAGCTCACTGAAGAACTCGTCACCCTCCTGGCCTATGAGGCCACCCGCGAGGTCAAGACGCAGCCAGTCGAGATCGAGACCCCTGTCACCAAGACCATCGGCACGGCTTTCACCAAGCCCACGCCGCTGGTGGTTCCCATCCTGCGTGCAGGCCTTGGCATGCTCGAGGGCATGACCAAACTGGTCCCCACCGCTGAGGTTGGCTTCCTGGGCATGGCCCGCGACGAAGAAACCCTGGACATCATCACCTACGCCGAGCGCCTCCCCGAGGACCTCACCGGCCGCCAGATCTTTGTCCTGGACCCCATGCTTGCTACCGGCGGCACCCTGCGCGAAGCCATCAAGTTCCTCTTCAAGCGCGGCGCCTCTGACGTCACGTGCATCTGCCTCCTGGCTGCCCCTGAAGGCCTGGCGAAGCTGGAAGAGGAACTCGCGGACGCCAATGTGAAGGTTGTCCTCGCATCGATTGACGAGAAGCTCAACGAGAAGTCGTACATCGTGCCCGGTTTGGGTGACGCCGGCGACCGCCTCTACGGCGTGGCCGGCTAA
- a CDS encoding RHS repeat-associated core domain-containing protein yields MSASASVLGWEYDAGGRLLRETTPTGARTFEYDAAGQLLTVTEPDGAVTEFVYDGLGRRVRVIGAEGSWTEYAWGPAGYLAGTVERDRDGAEVSRHRLHVDALGELATVDGTPLWWDTAAPVPTLAGINTTQVLSLPGGVTGIGEAWTAPGWRAARPTDQYDPWAVLGIPTTPHPTPGTTTTIGAGLAGARAGAGAGAGLGAGGVLPAGIALTAGGGIDIAGLEWLGKRAYDPATRGFLSTDPLAPVLGAGWDGNPYSYAGNNPLNTSDPTGLRPLTDADLKAYDGSSRGAIAAAGDWLGDNWEYVVGGAAVVGGAVLMFVPGGQVAGMGLMSFGADVVIQKATTGQVNWGQAAISGGLGIIGGGVGVAITKTASHIVGKVVAQQAARSMASNATSTLTRGTGNAAVIARRFGAGVMKDMVGSGASGSVVGAIDYLRERVQKGGPWTAQGLLGSVAGGAATNVISGALGPAAGHAATKSLQYGSTLGINIGAGFAGEMVKSGVNGEAFDPLKSGVSSVMAGTGSSTLASLRGKIPQGYGDLIGPNTPSPIKYFNWGNVFTEAANGGIGTGANFYTDEMWPK; encoded by the coding sequence GTGTCGGCGTCGGCGTCGGTGTTGGGGTGGGAGTACGACGCCGGTGGGCGGCTTCTCCGCGAAACCACCCCCACCGGGGCCCGAACGTTTGAGTACGACGCCGCAGGCCAGCTCCTAACTGTGACGGAACCTGACGGTGCGGTCACCGAGTTTGTGTATGACGGGTTGGGCCGCAGGGTGCGGGTGATCGGGGCGGAGGGGTCCTGGACCGAATACGCGTGGGGCCCCGCCGGCTACCTTGCCGGGACGGTCGAGAGGGATCGGGACGGGGCCGAGGTGTCCCGGCACCGGCTCCACGTCGACGCGCTCGGGGAACTTGCCACCGTGGACGGGACGCCGTTGTGGTGGGACACCGCCGCACCCGTGCCGACCTTGGCTGGGATCAACACCACGCAGGTGTTGTCCCTGCCCGGCGGGGTCACCGGCATCGGCGAAGCGTGGACCGCGCCCGGGTGGCGTGCCGCCCGCCCGACCGACCAGTACGACCCCTGGGCCGTCCTCGGCATTCCCACCACCCCGCACCCCACCCCCGGAACCACCACAACAATCGGTGCCGGGCTGGCCGGTGCCCGTGCCGGTGCCGGTGCTGGTGCGGGTTTGGGTGCCGGTGGTGTGTTGCCAGCCGGTATCGCCCTGACCGCTGGTGGCGGGATCGACATCGCCGGACTCGAATGGCTCGGCAAACGCGCCTACGACCCGGCTACCCGGGGCTTCCTTTCCACCGACCCTCTCGCCCCTGTCCTGGGCGCGGGCTGGGACGGGAACCCCTACTCCTACGCCGGGAACAACCCACTCAACACTTCTGACCCCACCGGCCTGCGGCCGCTCACCGACGCCGACCTGAAAGCCTACGACGGCTCCTCCCGCGGCGCCATCGCCGCAGCAGGCGACTGGCTCGGAGACAACTGGGAATACGTCGTCGGAGGGGCCGCTGTGGTCGGCGGGGCCGTGCTGATGTTCGTCCCCGGCGGCCAAGTCGCGGGCATGGGACTGATGAGCTTCGGCGCCGACGTAGTCATCCAAAAAGCAACCACCGGCCAAGTCAACTGGGGCCAAGCAGCCATCTCCGGCGGCCTCGGCATAATCGGCGGCGGAGTCGGGGTTGCCATTACTAAAACTGCTTCGCATATTGTTGGGAAAGTGGTGGCACAGCAGGCTGCGCGAAGCATGGCTTCAAACGCGACTTCGACACTGACCCGTGGGACAGGAAATGCCGCCGTCATCGCGCGGAGATTCGGTGCAGGTGTGATGAAAGACATGGTCGGGAGCGGGGCGTCAGGCAGTGTAGTTGGGGCGATAGATTACCTCCGCGAGCGCGTTCAGAAAGGAGGTCCTTGGACGGCCCAAGGACTGTTAGGGAGCGTTGCCGGAGGCGCCGCCACAAACGTTATCAGCGGGGCCCTTGGCCCTGCAGCGGGCCATGCTGCCACCAAGAGCCTCCAGTATGGTTCGACCCTTGGCATCAATATCGGCGCTGGATTCGCAGGCGAAATGGTGAAGAGTGGTGTGAACGGGGAAGCCTTCGACCCGCTAAAGTCCGGAGTGTCATCTGTGATGGCGGGTACAGGGTCTTCCACTCTGGCATCGCTGCGTGGCAAAATTCCGCAGGGTTACGGGGATCTTATCGGACCAAATACACCTTCCCCGATAAAGTACTTCAACTGGGGCAATGTGTTCACTGAGGCTGCTAATGGAGGGATAGGAACCGGTGCAAACTTTTACACGGATGAGATGTGGCCAAAATAG
- a CDS encoding VOC family protein, with product MPVSFNHTIVYATDKHASADFLARIFGLPKPQPMWSFVTVLLDNGVTLDFLEASGEIAPQHYAFLVSEEEFDQIFLRITAEHIPYWADPSRARAQQINHNDGGRGIYFSDPDGHFLEAITRPYGSG from the coding sequence ATGCCAGTCTCTTTCAACCACACCATCGTCTACGCAACGGATAAGCACGCCTCAGCCGACTTTCTGGCGCGCATCTTCGGCCTTCCGAAGCCGCAACCCATGTGGTCCTTCGTCACGGTGTTGTTGGACAATGGCGTCACGTTGGACTTCCTGGAGGCGTCCGGGGAGATAGCGCCCCAGCACTACGCCTTCCTGGTCAGCGAAGAGGAGTTTGACCAAATCTTCCTCCGGATCACTGCCGAACACATTCCTTATTGGGCCGACCCTTCCCGTGCTCGTGCACAACAGATCAACCACAACGACGGCGGCCGCGGCATCTACTTTTCCGATCCGGACGGGCACTTCCTTGAGGCGATTACCCGCCCGTACGGATCGGGCTGA
- a CDS encoding 6-carboxytetrahydropterin synthase yields MFSLTVRRHFMIAHSLPREAFGPAQGLHGATFVAEVSFRRPDLNDDAIVLDIGAAGGILEEILEDLNYKNLDEHPAFKGKLSTTEALAKHIADAMATRIQDTADGPALSGIDVVLRENPDAWAGYSLELPVK; encoded by the coding sequence ATGTTCAGCCTGACCGTCCGACGCCACTTCATGATCGCCCACAGCCTTCCCCGCGAAGCGTTCGGCCCGGCCCAGGGCCTCCATGGTGCAACGTTTGTGGCCGAGGTCAGTTTCCGCCGTCCGGATCTCAACGACGACGCGATCGTCCTGGACATTGGCGCCGCGGGCGGCATCCTGGAGGAAATCCTGGAAGACTTGAACTACAAGAACCTGGATGAGCACCCGGCGTTCAAGGGAAAGCTCTCCACCACTGAGGCTCTCGCCAAGCACATTGCCGACGCTATGGCCACCCGGATCCAGGACACCGCCGACGGACCGGCGCTCAGTGGCATCGACGTCGTCCTCCGCGAAAACCCTGACGCCTGGGCCGGCTACTCGCTGGAGCTTCCGGTCAAGTAA
- a CDS encoding nucleoside deaminase → MSATEPYHADHMAWMGLALDEARLALKTDDVPIGAVVLGPDGGVLGSGRNEREAHGDPTAHAEVVAIRQAAASLRQRAAEASSDGDGWRLEDCTLVVTLEPCAMCAGAIVLARIPRVVFGAWDEKAGAVGSVFDILRERRLNHWVEVYAGVREEECAALLKEFFASHRVPGGSNYPA, encoded by the coding sequence ATGAGCGCCACCGAGCCGTATCACGCAGACCATATGGCCTGGATGGGTCTTGCCCTGGACGAGGCCCGGTTGGCGCTGAAAACGGACGACGTACCGATCGGCGCCGTGGTGTTGGGGCCCGACGGCGGCGTGCTGGGTTCCGGACGCAACGAACGGGAAGCGCACGGGGACCCGACGGCCCACGCGGAGGTGGTTGCGATCCGCCAAGCGGCTGCTTCGCTGCGCCAGCGCGCGGCGGAGGCGAGCTCGGACGGTGACGGTTGGCGGCTTGAGGACTGCACGCTGGTGGTCACGTTGGAGCCATGTGCCATGTGCGCCGGGGCTATTGTCCTGGCCCGGATTCCGCGCGTCGTGTTTGGCGCGTGGGACGAGAAGGCGGGAGCGGTGGGATCCGTGTTCGATATTCTCCGCGAGCGTCGTCTCAATCATTGGGTGGAGGTCTACGCCGGTGTGCGGGAGGAAGAATGCGCGGCCCTGCTGAAGGAGTTCTTCGCCTCTCATCGCGTGCCCGGCGGGAGTAACTACCCGGCCTGA